The Clostridia bacterium genomic interval TTATTGATTTGAATTCAAATCAAACCGAACCCGTTTACGAAAAAAAGCAATTTATTTTGGTAGCGACGGATTCGAGTTATAATGCGTTCGTTTTTCCGAATTCGTTAGAGGAATCCACGCGTTATTTGATTCGTATTCAGGGTGCGAAATTGAGCGGAGCGGAAAACTATGTCATTGCAATTAAAGACCGAAGAAAGAATGACCTTATTTGGTCGTGCGAGTTGAAAGACGGGGATTCCGTTACCGAGTTTATCACCGGATCGCGGGTGAAGTGTCTTGAATTAAAGATATACGCAGGGGTTCCTTGGAAGACGAATAACGTTGGACTTTCGATCGAAAATTTGTCGATCGAAAAGTTCGTTTAATCAATTATCTCAAATTCTCTTTGTAGACAAAATAAAAAAGTCCTCGGTTTTATAAATCAATCGGAGTAAGTGTGATTTGAAAACGAGGACTTGTTTTTTAAAGCATTTCTTTTAATTGTTGGGCAAGATTTCTATAATAATCATCCGTATAGTGAACGGGGAATAATCCCAATTTGTGATTGGCATTTCCGATGGGCTCGTCTTTCGATAAAAGCACTTTTGCTTTCGGTAATGCTTTTATAAAAAGATTTGTAACCTTGTGAGTAAGTTCGCGATCCTTTGTATATTCGTCCAAATGATCGAACGTCTTGAATACATTGTTTTCGTCAACGTATTGCTGTGCATATAAAAAATCATTGATAATGATATTTTCTTCGTCGTATTTTCCCCGAATAATTGCGATGAAGCGTTGGACTAAATTTTCCCATTCTTCATCGGATATGGTTTGCGGAGATTTTATGGTATAATCAATGATTTTTTGACTCTTAAGAGCGTTAAGGGTCGGTTTCGTTGTTAAACTGTTACAAATGCAATACTTTTCTAAACCATTAATGCACAAAATGTTTGATCTGCAATCGTAAGTATCGATCATTAAGTATTTGGCTTTGAAGTTTTCTTGAAAATATGGTACGGCTTGCTTGTAAAAATTCAATTTTGCCATTCTGCGAGTAAAATTGGACGTTGCCAGTATTTGATCGTCTTCGATAGGCCAAGGCTCTCCGAAGAGAGTTTGGATTGGATTCTGCAAAATATGATAACCGACCTTGAAATCGGTTGTAAAGTTGAAGATTTCTCTTGATACGCAGGCACCCCAAATATCTATAACCGGCTTATTCTCATTCATAACTTTATCCTCTCTCTTAGTGTAACACTAACAATTATATAATAGTATTTATAACCCAAACCGTCAAGGAGAAAATTGCTCTCGACGGATATGTGTGAGAGGAGCAAAGCGCCGAAAGAATCGTACGAGCCTCTTTTAGAAGGAATTACCGTTGTTGATTTTGTTATACTATAAAAATTGAAATTGCTATTGACCTCATAAGAATTTCGATGATAAACTATAAATAATATTGATTCCTGCTTTTTTAAGTAGAAAATCAAAATGCCGACTTGTCCTGTAAAACTATCAACGTGGAGCTTTCGATCGAAAAATTGACGATCGAGAAATATGTATAAAATGTCAGAAGTATCCGTTTCCGTAATCGTACCTTTCTATGATAATTCCGAGTTTTTGAAGCCGTGCTTGAAGAGCATTCAACGGCAGACTTTGAAAAATTTGGAAGTCATTTTGGTGAGCGACGGCGCTGATCCCAAACTTTTGGGGTCGGTTCGATCCTTTTTGTCGGATGATCGTTTCGTCTTGTTGGAAGAGTCTCACAAAGGAGTCTCTGCCGCGCGGAATTTAGGTATCGAGCGCGCGCACGGGAAATATATTGCTTTTATGGATTCGGACGATTTTTATCCGAATAAACGGACGTTGCAGCGGCTTTTCGAGACTGCCGAAAGAGAGAATGCTCGGATTTGCGGTGGTTCGCTTGCCGAATGCAGGGACGGTTTGTTGGTGCAATCGTTCGGAGAAGATTCGTTCGGGTTCCTTTTCCGCGAAGAAGGTTGGCGCGATTATTCCGATTATCAATTCGATTTGGGGTTCTATCGCTTTATCTATGATCGAAACCTGTTGATCGATAACGCGATCGTTTTTCCGCCCTATATCCGCTATCAAGATCCTCTCTTTTTTATAAAAGCGATGCGCGAAGCTAAGTCGTTTTACGCCGTTCCCGACGTTACCTATTGCTATCGAGTCGGGCATCAATCGAGACTTTACGAATGGAGCGAAGATAAGTGGTCCGATTATTGCAAAGCGATTTTGCAAGAAATGAATCTTGCGAAAGAATTTGGTTATGACGGATTGCTTGAAGTCGCTTGGAAGAGATGCCTTTTCGCTGCGTCAATTTTGTCTATGACTCCGTTTTCGAGCCGATATTCGGAATCGTTGAATGCTGCGCTTGTTGAAAAAAAAGACGGCTTCACCGAGAAAGATTTGTTGGTGGAAGAGCGACGCGTGCTCGGTCGGGAATTGAAGAAAGCGCAGGATGAGATCGACTCGATTCGAAGTTCTCGGACGTACAGATTAGGGCGTCTTCTTACTTTTTTACCTCGTTTGTTAAAGGAAAAAAAACATCGGGAATAATTCGGATGCTTTTAGAAAAAGGCTTGTCATAATCTCGGGTCGGAAATGCAAATGACGGATTTTCAGAGGCGGGTTTTGGAATTTCTTTTGACCGTTCCGAAAGGGGAGGTCGTGACGTATGGGCAGATCGCCCGCGCGCTCGGGAAGCCGAAGGCGGCAAGGGCGGTCGGGAACGCGCTGCATCGGAATCCGGACGGCGAAAAGTACCCCTGTTATAAGGTCGTTCGCGCGGACGGATCGCTTTCTCCCGCCTATGCTTTCGGCGGGGTCGCCGCGCAGCGAGAACGCCTTCTTTCGGAAGGGATCGCCGTTCAAGGCGATCGGGTGGATCTTTCGAAAACCCCGCGCCGTCTCTCTTGAAAACGCCCCTCGTTTCTCCGCACGGTTCGTTTTTTCTTGCGGCGGGGCGCTTCGACGAAAAGGAAGAATTTACGGCGAAAGAACCGCTTTCCCCGTTCGCTCGAAGAAGGAATGCGGGTCGGAAAAATTTTCGGGAAATATCTTGAAAATCCGATTTTTTTGCCTTCCAAAAACTTGACAGGATTTTTTTATTTTATTAAAATAATATAGCTTATGCGTGGAAAAGGCAAAATTAGCCCCTTTGACCCGCCCTCGCGGAGTAAATATTATCGGAGGAAAATCCATGAAGACTTTTATGGCAAAGCCTGAAACGGTGGAAAGAAAGTGGTACGTCGTGGACGCGACCAATATGGTTCTCGGTCGTCTTGCGTCGAACGTCGCTGCGGTTCTCCGCGGCAAGAATAAGCCCATCTTTACCCCGAACGTCGACACAGGCGATTACGTTATCATCATCAACGCGGATAAAGTCCGCTTGACCGGCAAAAAGCTCGAACAAAAGTACTACCGTTATCACACCGGCTATATCGGCGGTTTGAAGGAGATCCAATACAAAGAATTGATGGCGAAGAAACCCGTCCTTGCGGTCGAACTCGCGATCAAAGGTATGCTCCCGAAAAACTCGATCGGCAGACAGATGTTCAGAAAGCTCAAAGTGTATAGCGGCGGCGAGCATCCCCATGCGGCGCAACAGCCTGCCGAACTCAAATTCTAAGTGAGGTGAAAGTATGGCAACGAAGAAAGCGTTAAAGAAAAAATTGCAATATTGGGGAACCGGCCGCAGAAAGAAGGCGATCGCTCGCGTTCGCTTGATCCCCCAAGGCAGCGGCAACATCGTCATCAATAAGCGCACGATCGACGAGTACTTCGGCGGTCTCGAAGTTATGAAGCTCGTCGTCCGTCAACCCCTTGAACTGACGTCCACGCTCGAAAAGTTCGACGTCGCGGTCAACGTCCTCGGCGGCGGCCCCAGCGGTCAAGCCGGTGCGATCCGCCACGGCATCGCTCGCGCGCTCGTCATCGCGGACCCCGAACTCAAATCCCAAATCAAGTCCGCGGGCTTCCTGACCCGTGACCCGAGAATGAAGGAGAGAAAGAAGTACGGTCTTAAAAAGGCTCGTAAGGCTCCGCAATTCAGCAAGCGTTAATCGTTTTACGCAATCAAAAATTCCCGAAGTCATCCTTCGGGAATTTTTTTATCCGAATTTTGTTTGCGGTCACTCCTCGCAGAGAATGTTTTGGATCTTGCCGCCGTCGAAGGTGAAGTCGTAGGTGATAGAGACGGTGCGGTCGGGGAGCCTTTTTTGGACGGCGATCGCGGTTTCGGACGAGGTAAAGAGGGGGTCGCGGATTTTGTCGAACGCGCCGAAATATCGCTTGATCTCTTCGGCGTTCGCGATCTCTGGGGAGAGGTAAGAGAGAATATCCTCTTCGTCGCCTGCAAGGGCGGCTTCGAGAAGCAGCCGACCCGCGTTCCTCTCGCCGAAAACGGGGGACGCGCCGCGCTCGAACGTGCGCTCCGTTAACGCGAAGGACGCGCCTTGCCAAAAGTAGCGCGAAATTCGGGTGCGATCCCGCGCGTCGAAAAGCCTCTCCTTGATCGTGACGTCGTTCCCTTTGGTCTCGATCTCGCCCGCGCCTTCGAGAAGGAGCTTCGCTCCCTCGCGGGTCAATGCGAACAGCGCGATATAATCACCGATCTCGGTTTTCGCCCGAAGGTCGAGGATCGCCGCGCTTTGCCCCGAGAGGATCTCGGCGCGCGCGTTCGTCAGATCGCGGCTTGGAAAAAACTCCGTTCGCGCGCTGCTTTCGATCGCGATCGATCCGTTCGCTCCCTCTCGGATCTCCACGCGGATGGGTTGCCCGTAGGTCGAAAGCTCGATGACTTTCGGAGATGCGATCCTTCGGACGGGCGGTCGGATCTCGACTCCTTTTTTCCAATAGATCGCCCGAAACGCCCCTTTTTCGAATCGGATTTCGCCGCCGATTTCCTCGATCGGGGCGCATCCCGCGCCGCTTCGCGCGATATAGGAAAGCAACTTTTTCTCGTTTTCGATCTTGAATCCCCGCCGAACGGGAAACCCGTCGATAAAAAACTGCCCGTCGAAAACCAGAACTTCCATACGATTACCGCCTTTCTTTTTTTTCTATAATGTATTCTTTTTTATTTCAAAATAGTCGCGCGCGGAGTATAATAAGACTATGTTGCGCTTCAAAAAGTTCGAAAAAGAAGACATAAAGAAGGTCAAGCCTTTTATGGGCGGGAGTTCGCCCATTTGCATGAAAGCGGTCGGCGTGGAATATATGTGGTCGGATTATCTCTCGACCGAGGTCGCCTATTACGAGGGCGGAGTCGTCCTGAAAGAGAGCCTTTTCGGAGCGGAACGCTTTTCCCTGCCGCGCGGCGAGCACCGAGAAGAGGGCGTCCGATTGATCGAAGAATACATCCGCGAAACGGGCGGGGATCTCTGCTTCCATTCGGTGGACGACGAAGAACTTTCCTACCTCTTTTCCCGCTATCCCGCGGTCGAGATCCAAAGCCACCGCGACTATGCGGACTATCTCTATAACGCCGCCGATCTCGCCGAGTACAAAGGCAAAAAGTATCACGGGCAAAAGAATCATTTCAATAAATTCACGCGCGAATATCCGGACTACGAATTTACCCCTTTCGGCGAAAAGGACTTGCCCGACGTGTTCGCCTTTTTGAAAAAGCACGAAGCACTCGCGCCGAGAAGCGAGGGGGAGAGGATCGAATATCGCTGCTGCGAGCGGTTGCTTTCCGCGTTTCGCGAGCTTGATCTTCTGACGGGGATGATCCGCGTCAAAGGGGAGATCGCCGCAATCAGCGTGGGAGAGATCCTCGGCGAGACTTTGATCATTCATATCGAAAAAGCGCTCCCCGATTACGAGGGCATCTATCCGACGATCTGCTCTTTGTTCGCGCGTCGGTACGCGTCGGGGCTGAAATACGTGAACCGAGAAGACGATTCGGGCGATCCGGGGCTTCGGA includes:
- a CDS encoding glycosyltransferase family 2 protein — protein: MSEVSVSVIVPFYDNSEFLKPCLKSIQRQTLKNLEVILVSDGADPKLLGSVRSFLSDDRFVLLEESHKGVSAARNLGIERAHGKYIAFMDSDDFYPNKRTLQRLFETAERENARICGGSLAECRDGLLVQSFGEDSFGFLFREEGWRDYSDYQFDLGFYRFIYDRNLLIDNAIVFPPYIRYQDPLFFIKAMREAKSFYAVPDVTYCYRVGHQSRLYEWSEDKWSDYCKAILQEMNLAKEFGYDGLLEVAWKRCLFAASILSMTPFSSRYSESLNAALVEKKDGFTEKDLLVEERRVLGRELKKAQDEIDSIRSSRTYRLGRLLTFLPRLLKEKKHRE
- the rplM gene encoding 50S ribosomal protein L13; translated protein: MKTFMAKPETVERKWYVVDATNMVLGRLASNVAAVLRGKNKPIFTPNVDTGDYVIIINADKVRLTGKKLEQKYYRYHTGYIGGLKEIQYKELMAKKPVLAVELAIKGMLPKNSIGRQMFRKLKVYSGGEHPHAAQQPAELKF
- a CDS encoding GNAT family N-acetyltransferase codes for the protein MLRFKKFEKEDIKKVKPFMGGSSPICMKAVGVEYMWSDYLSTEVAYYEGGVVLKESLFGAERFSLPRGEHREEGVRLIEEYIRETGGDLCFHSVDDEELSYLFSRYPAVEIQSHRDYADYLYNAADLAEYKGKKYHGQKNHFNKFTREYPDYEFTPFGEKDLPDVFAFLKKHEALAPRSEGERIEYRCCERLLSAFRELDLLTGMIRVKGEIAAISVGEILGETLIIHIEKALPDYEGIYPTICSLFARRYASGLKYVNREDDSGDPGLRTSKTQYHPIALLDKRQAFCRFSRAFSLPAIFTNRLAIDSFASSDMPFYAALATDDERNRYWGYDYKADLDGNEPTPAYFEKILLSDEGRGVCYSFKIALLSGEPIGEAVVYNFRADGSAELGLRIAAAYAGKGYGREAFKAVADEALKILPALHARCFKENKQSEKMILAAGFRSVRKDEKMRYFRLLRKQ
- a CDS encoding DUF6270 domain-containing protein, which encodes MNENKPVIDIWGACVSREIFNFTTDFKVGYHILQNPIQTLFGEPWPIEDDQILATSNFTRRMAKLNFYKQAVPYFQENFKAKYLMIDTYDCRSNILCINGLEKYCICNSLTTKPTLNALKSQKIIDYTIKSPQTISDEEWENLVQRFIAIIRGKYDEENIIINDFLYAQQYVDENNVFKTFDHLDEYTKDRELTHKVTNLFIKALPKAKVLLSKDEPIGNANHKLGLFPVHYTDDYYRNLAQQLKEML
- a CDS encoding MGMT family protein, producing MTDFQRRVLEFLLTVPKGEVVTYGQIARALGKPKAARAVGNALHRNPDGEKYPCYKVVRADGSLSPAYAFGGVAAQRERLLSEGIAVQGDRVDLSKTPRRLS
- the rpsI gene encoding 30S ribosomal protein S9; protein product: MATKKALKKKLQYWGTGRRKKAIARVRLIPQGSGNIVINKRTIDEYFGGLEVMKLVVRQPLELTSTLEKFDVAVNVLGGGPSGQAGAIRHGIARALVIADPELKSQIKSAGFLTRDPRMKERKKYGLKKARKAPQFSKR